Proteins co-encoded in one Rhodococcus sp. PAMC28707 genomic window:
- a CDS encoding SAM-dependent methyltransferase: MTLNGDYFDAVYAEGTDPFRLRANWYEERKYSITVAALPRAQYRRGLEPGCSVGVLTEKLSARCETLISTDIVDSVLNTARAAVDGATVNFVKWSLTDDWSAVAGEEPFDLIVLSEVGYYLDEPDLRLAVDAAAAHLEPGGTLLAVHWRHHVTDYPLTGDRVHAVIGENAELERLGGYMDEDFVLDVFTTSRGDAKQSVARREGLV; the protein is encoded by the coding sequence ATGACACTGAACGGGGACTACTTCGATGCCGTCTACGCCGAGGGCACGGACCCATTCAGGTTGCGCGCCAACTGGTACGAGGAGAGAAAGTACTCGATCACCGTCGCCGCCCTCCCCCGGGCGCAGTACCGTCGCGGCCTCGAACCCGGTTGCTCGGTCGGGGTTCTGACCGAGAAACTGAGCGCGCGGTGCGAGACGCTCATCTCGACCGACATCGTCGATTCGGTGCTGAATACTGCCCGCGCCGCCGTCGATGGTGCGACAGTGAACTTCGTGAAGTGGTCATTGACCGACGACTGGAGTGCTGTGGCCGGTGAGGAGCCGTTCGACTTGATCGTGCTCAGCGAGGTGGGGTATTACCTCGACGAGCCCGACCTTCGGCTGGCAGTCGATGCTGCCGCTGCGCATCTCGAACCGGGTGGCACACTTCTCGCAGTGCACTGGCGCCACCACGTGACGGACTACCCTCTGACGGGAGATCGCGTTCACGCGGTGATCGGCGAGAACGCCGAGCTCGAACGGCTAGGGGGATACATGGACGAGGACTTCGTGTTGGATGTCTTCACCACTTCACGCGGCGACGCGAAGCAGTCGGTCGCACGACGTGAGGGCTTGGTATGA
- a CDS encoding EAL domain-containing protein has product MNGDTSTRSFDGGGLESILGPGSLHIDFVPLVDLLTSEVIGHEAIVSGPEGSAFGDPAALASAARAMNMTVDLDLVRWEGAVGRIADSDSLKAVPLFIAIDPDSLAHLPDRAQAGSGTAVLQLDETSLIRRPAQLLRAVADVRRLGWAIAVDHVGVRPESLALLPLLEPDVVKLDRSLITRKPSLFTARVVNAVAAYTERTGAIVMAEGIDTEEAVHIALALGARVGQGRYFTEQNRSPVEPSKKLSPLNFRTSPERGSMPRSSPYQLAAAGRDSKPSTKRLLVEMSKGLESIASQSLQTAVILGSFEKREHFTSLTARRWEVMATQAALVGALALGIGPEPAPKVRGADLELGDPVCDEWVVVVLSPHFSAVLAAKDFGDTGADMERRFSYVLSHDPQLTVDCARSLLSRLPVERTGL; this is encoded by the coding sequence ATGAACGGAGACACCTCGACCAGGAGTTTCGACGGCGGGGGCCTCGAATCGATCCTCGGGCCGGGCAGCCTTCACATAGACTTCGTCCCACTCGTCGACCTGTTGACCTCCGAGGTCATCGGCCACGAAGCCATCGTCAGTGGCCCCGAAGGCTCCGCATTCGGTGATCCGGCTGCGCTCGCCTCTGCCGCCCGGGCGATGAATATGACGGTCGATCTAGACCTGGTTCGATGGGAAGGCGCCGTCGGTCGGATCGCAGACTCCGATTCCTTGAAAGCCGTTCCACTGTTCATCGCCATCGACCCCGATTCGCTTGCGCACCTCCCCGACCGTGCCCAGGCAGGTTCGGGCACCGCGGTCCTACAACTCGACGAGACCTCACTCATCCGCCGGCCGGCACAGCTCCTACGCGCCGTCGCAGACGTTCGACGCCTCGGCTGGGCCATCGCCGTCGATCACGTCGGCGTCCGGCCGGAGTCCCTCGCCCTGCTGCCCCTCCTCGAACCCGATGTGGTCAAGCTGGACCGCTCCCTGATCACCCGGAAACCGAGTCTGTTCACCGCCCGCGTCGTCAATGCCGTCGCGGCGTACACCGAACGAACCGGCGCCATCGTCATGGCCGAGGGCATCGACACCGAGGAAGCGGTACACATCGCACTCGCACTGGGTGCACGCGTCGGGCAGGGCCGCTATTTCACCGAACAGAATCGGTCGCCGGTAGAGCCGTCGAAAAAGCTGTCTCCGTTGAACTTTCGCACCTCGCCGGAACGCGGATCGATGCCACGGTCCTCGCCGTATCAACTTGCCGCCGCGGGTCGGGACAGCAAGCCGTCGACCAAACGTTTGCTCGTCGAGATGAGCAAAGGGCTCGAATCCATTGCGAGCCAATCCCTGCAGACCGCGGTGATCCTCGGATCGTTCGAGAAGCGTGAGCACTTCACCTCACTCACCGCACGTCGGTGGGAGGTGATGGCGACTCAGGCAGCACTGGTCGGTGCGCTCGCCCTCGGCATTGGCCCTGAACCGGCACCGAAGGTACGCGGAGCCGATCTGGAGCTCGGCGATCCGGTATGCGACGAGTGGGTCGTGGTGGTCCTGTCACCGCACTTCTCCGCGGTTCTAGCCGCAAAAGATTTCGGCGACACCGGCGCGGACATGGAACGCAGGTTTTCCTACGTACTCAGTCACGACCCACAACTGACCGTCGACTGTGCGCGCAGCCTGCTTTCACGCCTACCCGTGGAACGAACCGGGCTCTAG
- a CDS encoding GAF and ANTAR domain-containing protein produces the protein MIPISEQVLGTELPTRMPFDLDLSRRLAAVARDLRREHHDPDKVLAAITDSAVVNVPAAEYASITTVLQGKFVYSAALSGDVAAACDSLQEQLGEGPCLESAIEQRTIRIDDMDADTRWPRFADAASALGVKSMICFQLYVEGYNFGALNLHSSRVHAFGVDAESIGSLFAAHAAIAFSTAREEQQIRAALTSRDIIGQAKGMLMERYKLGAQEAFALLSKLSQETNTKLADIANRVVADAETNTKA, from the coding sequence GTGATTCCCATCAGTGAGCAGGTTCTCGGTACAGAGTTACCGACGCGGATGCCGTTCGATTTGGATCTGAGTCGACGACTGGCCGCGGTAGCGCGGGATTTGCGTCGTGAGCACCATGATCCGGACAAGGTTCTCGCTGCGATCACCGACTCCGCGGTCGTGAACGTGCCCGCTGCCGAATACGCCAGCATCACCACAGTGCTGCAGGGCAAGTTCGTGTACAGCGCTGCCTTGTCCGGTGATGTCGCGGCCGCGTGTGACTCCCTTCAGGAGCAGTTGGGCGAAGGTCCCTGCCTGGAGTCGGCCATCGAACAGCGCACTATTCGGATCGACGATATGGATGCCGATACCCGATGGCCGCGTTTCGCCGACGCGGCTTCCGCGCTCGGTGTCAAATCCATGATCTGTTTTCAGCTCTACGTGGAGGGGTACAACTTCGGGGCGCTCAACCTCCACTCGTCGCGGGTGCATGCGTTCGGTGTGGACGCGGAGTCGATCGGTTCTCTGTTCGCCGCGCACGCCGCAATAGCATTTTCCACTGCCCGTGAGGAACAGCAGATTCGTGCCGCCTTGACCAGTCGCGACATCATCGGGCAGGCCAAAGGCATGCTCATGGAGAGGTACAAGCTCGGCGCGCAAGAGGCGTTCGCGTTGCTTTCGAAACTGTCGCAGGAGACGAATACGAAGCTCGCCGATATCGCCAACCGTGTGGTTGCCGATGCCGAGACGAACACCAAGGCTTAG
- a CDS encoding DNA polymerase domain-containing protein, translating to MAAKTPPAFVDAGGREVRVSSPDRVIYEATDRTPAITKLAVCEYFAAVGEPLLRAVGARPIAMERWPDGFREGMRLALGPQDKEGEGFYQKRLPKGAPEWIQTVKVTFPSGRTADELCPSESAALVWAAQMGTLTFHPWPVRQPDLDHPDELRLDLDLQPGTSFADAQRVAEVTRELLAELGLRGYPKTSGSRGIHIYVRIRPEYTFEQVRHAAIGLGRELERRDEGVTTKWWKEERGERIFLDYNQNNRDRTIASAWSPRARPGAPVSTPLTWSQLAAVTDPRDYNIMTVLGHLEDGDPWEDMDSRAYSLEPLLELWETLPGGELNFPPDYPKMPGEPPRVQPSKKVAEHWDEQGNRVG from the coding sequence ATGGCTGCGAAGACGCCGCCGGCGTTCGTGGACGCGGGCGGACGTGAAGTGCGTGTGTCGAGCCCTGACCGCGTCATCTACGAGGCAACCGACCGGACTCCGGCGATCACCAAGTTGGCTGTCTGCGAGTACTTCGCGGCGGTCGGTGAGCCGCTTCTACGGGCTGTCGGCGCACGGCCGATTGCGATGGAACGGTGGCCCGACGGCTTTCGTGAGGGCATGCGGCTTGCGCTCGGGCCGCAGGACAAGGAGGGTGAGGGCTTCTATCAGAAGCGGCTACCCAAAGGCGCGCCCGAATGGATCCAGACAGTGAAGGTCACGTTCCCGAGTGGCCGTACGGCAGACGAATTGTGTCCGAGTGAGTCTGCTGCGCTGGTGTGGGCCGCGCAGATGGGTACGCTGACATTTCATCCTTGGCCGGTGCGACAGCCGGACCTGGACCACCCCGACGAGCTTCGGCTCGACCTGGATCTGCAGCCTGGTACGAGCTTCGCCGATGCACAGCGGGTGGCGGAGGTGACCCGCGAGTTGTTGGCCGAGCTCGGTCTTCGTGGATACCCCAAGACGAGTGGTAGCCGGGGGATCCATATCTACGTCCGCATTCGACCCGAGTACACGTTCGAGCAGGTACGACATGCGGCTATAGGACTCGGACGCGAGCTGGAACGGCGTGACGAGGGGGTGACGACCAAGTGGTGGAAAGAGGAACGTGGCGAACGAATCTTCCTCGACTACAACCAAAACAATCGAGACCGAACCATCGCGAGCGCGTGGAGTCCTCGGGCTCGGCCGGGAGCGCCGGTGAGTACGCCTTTGACGTGGTCGCAGCTGGCCGCCGTCACCGATCCTCGTGATTACAACATCATGACCGTCCTCGGACACCTGGAGGACGGTGACCCGTGGGAGGACATGGATTCCCGGGCGTACTCGCTCGAGCCTCTTCTGGAGCTGTGGGAGACCCTGCCGGGTGGTGAGCTCAATTTTCCGCCCGACTACCCCAAGATGCCCGGTGAACCGCCACGGGTGCAGCCGTCGAAGAAAGTTGCCGAACATTGGGACGAGCAAGGCAACCGCGTCGGGTAA
- a CDS encoding ATP-dependent DNA ligase — protein MDLPLAWPLQPMLAKAAKAVPKQPADGDAEWSYEPKWDGFRSIVFRDGDEVVLGSRGGKNLARYFPELVDAVRRELPDRIVVDGEIVVPREIDGRTRLDWDALSERIHPADSRVKMLAEKTPSMFVGFDLLALGSTDMTGEPFRSRRAQLLESVVGGRQCQVTSATDDAATAEDWFERFEGAGLDGVVAKKLDGLYLPNKREMIKVKHARTADCALIGYRVHKSGKGIGSLLLGLYDGDQLRMIGGASAFTDKRRVELLDELAPLRVGEDVVSDAQANRWTSNKDRSWVPLRVERVVEVAYDQMEGERLRHAARFLRWRPDRDPMSCTYEQLEVPVRYDVADVIAGGN, from the coding sequence GTGGACCTACCTCTCGCGTGGCCTCTCCAGCCGATGCTCGCCAAGGCGGCCAAGGCAGTACCCAAGCAGCCTGCCGATGGGGACGCCGAATGGTCGTACGAGCCTAAGTGGGACGGCTTCCGCTCCATCGTCTTCCGCGACGGCGACGAGGTTGTACTCGGCTCCCGTGGTGGCAAGAATCTTGCGAGATATTTCCCCGAGTTGGTCGACGCAGTGCGCCGTGAACTGCCCGATCGGATCGTCGTCGACGGCGAGATCGTGGTGCCACGTGAGATCGACGGTCGGACGCGACTCGACTGGGATGCGCTGTCGGAGAGGATTCACCCGGCAGATAGTCGAGTGAAGATGCTGGCAGAGAAGACGCCGTCGATGTTCGTGGGCTTCGACCTTTTGGCGCTCGGCTCGACGGATATGACAGGCGAGCCGTTTCGCAGCCGTCGTGCCCAGCTTCTCGAGTCCGTCGTGGGTGGCAGGCAATGCCAGGTCACCAGTGCCACCGACGATGCGGCCACTGCCGAGGATTGGTTCGAAAGATTCGAGGGTGCAGGCCTCGATGGCGTTGTGGCCAAGAAGCTAGACGGCCTGTATCTGCCGAACAAGCGAGAGATGATCAAGGTCAAGCACGCACGGACAGCAGACTGCGCTCTCATCGGATATCGAGTTCACAAGTCGGGTAAGGGAATTGGGTCTCTGCTGCTGGGCCTGTACGACGGCGACCAGCTTCGGATGATCGGCGGTGCGTCGGCGTTCACCGACAAGCGACGGGTGGAATTGCTCGACGAGCTTGCGCCGCTGCGCGTTGGGGAGGATGTGGTCTCCGACGCGCAGGCGAACAGGTGGACGTCGAACAAGGATCGGAGCTGGGTGCCGCTTCGAGTAGAACGCGTCGTCGAAGTTGCCTACGACCAGATGGAGGGTGAGCGGCTTCGGCATGCGGCGAGATTCCTTCGGTGGCGACCGGACCGTGACCCCATGTCGTGCACGTACGAGCAGTTGGAGGTCCCGGTGCGGTACGACGTGGCCGATGTCATCGCAGGGGGTAACTGA
- a CDS encoding MFS transporter, translating to MSAEASVPLASSRGRWIVAATVLGSSLAMLDSTVVNVALPDIARDLDSGVSGLQWTISGYTLTLASLILLGGALGDRLGRRKVFVWGTVWFALASILCGLAPNIEVLIAARLVQGVGAALLTPGSLALISASIHPDDRGAAIGLWSGLGGVASAVGPLLGGWLVEIAGWRSVFMLNIPLAIVVVWVARKHVPESSDPNAHGRLDLPGAAVVALALGLLTFGFIESLWVFVGLGVVALAVFVVIELRTKNPLVPPSLFASRLFLAANLVTLAVYAALGGVFFLLILQLQLALNYSPIAAGVATLPITILMLTLSSRTGRLAQRIGPRMPMTIGPLVAAVGLLLMLRIEPGSTYLLQVFPAVLVFGLGLSLLVAPLTGAVIGAVSSDRAGTASGVNNALARTSQLLAVAALPGLAGISGVDYDNPAVFSAGFHTAMIICAGLLVLGAIVAAAMIRGERRADPESVDCLPHCDVSSPAVTPRQQV from the coding sequence GTGAGCGCTGAAGCGTCGGTTCCACTGGCGTCCTCGCGAGGACGTTGGATCGTCGCCGCCACCGTCCTCGGTTCCTCACTGGCGATGCTCGACAGCACCGTCGTCAACGTCGCCCTGCCGGACATCGCTCGGGATCTCGATTCCGGCGTCTCCGGGCTGCAATGGACGATCAGCGGATACACGCTGACTCTCGCGTCGCTCATTCTGTTGGGCGGCGCACTGGGCGATCGGCTCGGCCGTCGAAAGGTGTTCGTCTGGGGCACCGTCTGGTTCGCGCTCGCGTCGATTCTGTGCGGGCTCGCCCCGAACATCGAGGTGCTGATCGCTGCCCGGCTGGTCCAGGGGGTCGGTGCCGCGCTACTGACTCCGGGCAGTCTTGCTCTCATCTCGGCCTCGATTCACCCCGACGATCGCGGCGCCGCAATCGGTCTGTGGTCCGGGCTCGGCGGCGTCGCATCGGCCGTCGGCCCGCTGCTCGGTGGGTGGCTCGTCGAAATTGCCGGGTGGCGTTCGGTGTTCATGCTCAACATTCCGCTGGCCATCGTCGTCGTATGGGTCGCGCGCAAGCACGTGCCGGAGAGCAGCGACCCGAATGCACACGGTCGGCTCGACCTCCCCGGCGCCGCAGTCGTCGCGCTGGCGCTCGGCCTACTAACCTTCGGGTTCATCGAATCGTTGTGGGTCTTCGTCGGCCTCGGCGTCGTGGCACTCGCAGTCTTCGTCGTCATCGAGCTGCGAACCAAGAACCCACTGGTTCCGCCGTCCCTCTTCGCTTCCAGGCTCTTTCTCGCGGCCAACCTCGTCACGTTGGCTGTCTACGCGGCGCTGGGTGGAGTGTTCTTCCTGCTGATACTGCAATTGCAACTGGCGTTGAACTACTCGCCGATCGCAGCCGGTGTCGCCACACTGCCGATCACTATCCTCATGCTGACACTCTCTTCTCGCACCGGCCGCCTGGCCCAGCGCATCGGTCCGCGGATGCCGATGACGATCGGGCCGCTCGTCGCAGCGGTCGGCCTGCTGCTGATGCTGCGCATCGAACCGGGCTCGACCTATCTCCTCCAAGTCTTTCCCGCCGTCCTGGTGTTCGGTCTCGGACTGTCGTTGCTCGTCGCACCACTCACCGGCGCTGTAATCGGCGCGGTCTCCTCCGATCGGGCCGGTACCGCCTCCGGCGTCAACAATGCCCTCGCGCGAACCAGCCAACTGTTGGCCGTCGCCGCACTGCCCGGGCTCGCCGGTATCTCGGGCGTGGACTACGACAACCCCGCCGTATTCTCCGCCGGTTTTCACACGGCAATGATCATCTGCGCCGGCCTGCTCGTCCTCGGGGCGATCGTCGCGGCGGCGATGATCAGAGGCGAGCGTCGCGCCGATCCCGAATCCGTCGACTGCCTCCCGCATTGCGACGTGTCGTCCCCGGCGGTGACTCCGCGACAGCAGGTTTAG
- the ilvD gene encoding dihydroxy-acid dehydratase yields MSTPQDLSDKQSPDKQSPDVKPRSRDVTDGLEKTAARGMLRAVGMGDKDWGKSQIGVASSWNEITPCNLSLERLAKAVKVGVHAAGGYPLEFGTISVSDGISMGHEGMHFSLVSREVIADSVETVVSAERLDGSVLLAGCDKSLPGMLMAAARLDLASVFLYAGSTLPGFATLSDGSEHQVTIIDAFEAVGACSRGLMSRADVDTIERAICPGEGACGGMYTANTMASAAEAMGMSLPGSASPPAPDRRRDGFAHASGEAVVELLRRGITSRDIMTKEAFENAIAVVMAFGGSTNAVLHLLAIAHEAEVELTLDDFVRVGAKVPHLADVKPFGKHVMTDVDAIGGVPVVMKALLDAGLMHGDCLTVTGKTVAENLAHIAPPDPDGKVLRALDKPIHPTGGITILKGSLAPGGAVVKSAGFDSDVFTGTARVFERERAAMDALEDGTITAGDVVVIRYEGPKGGPGMREMLAITGAIKGAGLGKDVLLLTDGRFSGGTTGLCVGHVAPEAVDGGPVALVRDGDQIRLDVGKGTLDLLVDEEELAKRKEGWAPLPARYTRGVLAKYAKLVGSASQGAVLI; encoded by the coding sequence ATGTCGACCCCGCAGGACTTATCGGACAAGCAATCACCGGACAAACAGTCACCGGACGTCAAACCCCGTAGCCGAGACGTCACGGACGGTTTGGAGAAGACCGCTGCGCGCGGGATGCTTCGAGCCGTCGGGATGGGTGACAAGGACTGGGGTAAATCTCAGATCGGCGTCGCGTCGTCGTGGAACGAGATCACCCCGTGCAACCTCTCGCTCGAGCGCCTCGCCAAGGCCGTGAAGGTCGGCGTCCATGCCGCCGGCGGCTATCCGCTCGAATTCGGCACCATCTCCGTGTCCGACGGCATCTCCATGGGCCATGAAGGCATGCACTTCTCGCTGGTATCTCGCGAGGTGATCGCCGACAGCGTCGAGACCGTCGTCAGCGCGGAACGGCTCGACGGATCGGTACTTCTCGCCGGTTGCGACAAATCACTGCCCGGCATGCTGATGGCTGCCGCAAGACTGGACCTTGCCAGCGTCTTCCTCTACGCCGGTTCGACACTGCCAGGCTTCGCAACGCTGTCCGATGGCAGCGAGCACCAAGTCACCATCATCGACGCGTTCGAAGCCGTCGGTGCCTGCTCACGCGGACTGATGTCGCGCGCCGACGTCGACACCATCGAACGCGCAATCTGCCCCGGCGAAGGTGCCTGCGGCGGCATGTACACCGCCAACACGATGGCCAGTGCCGCAGAAGCCATGGGCATGTCCCTGCCGGGCAGCGCATCCCCGCCCGCGCCGGACCGTCGACGCGACGGATTTGCCCACGCAAGTGGTGAAGCCGTCGTCGAACTCCTTCGCCGCGGAATCACCTCACGCGACATCATGACCAAGGAAGCATTCGAGAACGCGATCGCTGTAGTCATGGCCTTCGGCGGATCGACCAACGCCGTGCTGCACCTACTGGCCATCGCCCACGAAGCAGAAGTCGAACTCACCCTCGACGACTTCGTCCGAGTCGGCGCCAAAGTTCCGCACCTCGCCGACGTCAAGCCGTTCGGCAAGCACGTCATGACCGACGTCGACGCCATCGGTGGCGTCCCAGTGGTCATGAAAGCGCTGCTCGACGCGGGGCTCATGCACGGTGACTGCCTCACCGTCACCGGAAAGACCGTGGCGGAGAACCTCGCTCACATCGCGCCCCCGGATCCCGACGGCAAGGTGCTGCGCGCACTCGACAAGCCCATCCATCCGACCGGCGGCATCACCATCCTCAAGGGCTCTCTCGCCCCCGGGGGCGCCGTCGTCAAATCCGCCGGATTCGATTCCGACGTATTCACCGGCACTGCAAGGGTTTTCGAACGCGAACGCGCCGCAATGGACGCCCTCGAAGACGGCACCATCACCGCAGGTGACGTCGTCGTCATCCGCTACGAAGGACCCAAGGGCGGCCCAGGCATGCGCGAAATGCTCGCCATCACCGGAGCCATCAAGGGCGCAGGTCTCGGCAAAGACGTCCTGCTGCTCACCGACGGCCGCTTCTCCGGAGGCACCACAGGCCTCTGTGTCGGCCACGTCGCACCCGAAGCCGTCGACGGTGGCCCAGTGGCCCTCGTACGCGACGGCGACCAGATCCGCCTCGACGTCGGAAAAGGCACACTGGACCTGCTTGTCGACGAAGAAGAACTCGCAAAGCGCAAGGAGGGTTGGGCGCCGCTACCTGCGCGATACACGCGCGGCGTGCTCGCGAAGTACGCCAAACTCGTCGGCTCGGCATCCCAGGGTGCCGTGCTCATCTAG
- a CDS encoding serine protease, giving the protein MLKKFMLVVVAAAAVAASVGVGTASAAAPAVLGGGSGIVVANSAECTLTTIGNDAAGRLVGITAGHCGGAGATIAAEANADAGVVGRIAFSNPEYDYAVIEFDRAKVVPVNRIGNVTITNVGPPTSFPNIVCKEGRTTGNTCGIAYGDILQSQETWSQLCVVEGDSGSPVVVGTTLVGMVNAYLGVACFGPEVGTNIDAILRHINAGNAVGTGFSPIP; this is encoded by the coding sequence TTGTTGAAGAAGTTCATGCTGGTTGTCGTTGCGGCCGCCGCCGTTGCAGCCAGCGTCGGGGTAGGGACCGCATCTGCTGCAGCTCCGGCGGTTCTGGGAGGGGGCTCCGGAATCGTCGTGGCCAACAGTGCCGAGTGCACGCTCACCACGATCGGTAACGACGCAGCAGGTCGCCTGGTCGGAATCACCGCTGGTCACTGCGGTGGCGCGGGTGCAACAATCGCGGCTGAGGCCAACGCCGATGCCGGAGTCGTAGGACGCATCGCATTCTCCAACCCTGAGTACGACTACGCCGTCATCGAGTTCGACCGCGCCAAGGTCGTTCCAGTCAACCGCATCGGGAACGTCACCATCACCAACGTCGGCCCGCCGACGTCATTCCCCAACATCGTGTGCAAAGAGGGCCGCACCACCGGCAACACGTGCGGTATTGCGTACGGCGACATTCTGCAGTCCCAGGAGACCTGGTCTCAGCTGTGCGTCGTCGAAGGTGATTCGGGAAGTCCGGTCGTCGTGGGTACAACGCTGGTCGGCATGGTCAACGCCTACCTCGGTGTCGCCTGCTTCGGACCCGAGGTCGGTACCAACATCGATGCGATTCTTCGTCACATCAACGCAGGAAATGCAGTAGGAACCGGGTTCAGCCCGATTCCCTGA
- a CDS encoding DUF6319 family protein, translated as MPPRRRSPKTDALTPENLETLAAAVAGGRRATVYLIEATPSLGLPEGTSAKVVSVDGNTVTISPKGVNDELPFEAEELRMTRNPESGVAKATPAATKPAPAKVEIAEWTEPVAPLKPVKAAAVKPALTPVPPRPATAPKPPAARKGKKGPDSVSVTIHAGPDNDWSVTVTHGARRPGKAQPVSPESVSRAVRELGDDSARDAVEAVISHAREEAAQRVAELSRQLEVARSTLAALEQKAQ; from the coding sequence ATGCCACCGCGTAGACGATCGCCGAAGACCGACGCACTCACGCCCGAAAACCTGGAGACTCTCGCCGCCGCAGTCGCCGGGGGGCGGCGCGCCACCGTTTACCTGATCGAGGCAACGCCGAGCCTCGGACTCCCCGAAGGCACCTCTGCCAAGGTCGTGTCCGTCGACGGCAACACCGTCACCATCTCGCCGAAGGGCGTCAACGACGAGCTTCCGTTCGAAGCCGAGGAACTGCGGATGACGCGCAACCCTGAGTCAGGTGTCGCCAAGGCGACACCGGCGGCCACCAAGCCTGCCCCGGCGAAGGTCGAGATAGCCGAGTGGACCGAACCTGTCGCGCCGCTCAAACCGGTCAAGGCTGCTGCTGTGAAGCCGGCGCTGACACCAGTGCCGCCGCGACCAGCCACGGCTCCGAAGCCGCCTGCAGCGCGCAAAGGTAAGAAGGGCCCCGACAGCGTCAGCGTCACCATCCACGCCGGCCCGGACAACGACTGGTCGGTGACGGTCACGCACGGCGCGCGTCGTCCGGGCAAGGCACAGCCGGTTTCGCCGGAGTCGGTCTCGCGTGCCGTACGCGAACTCGGCGACGACTCGGCACGGGACGCCGTCGAGGCTGTCATTTCACACGCACGCGAGGAAGCAGCACAACGCGTAGCAGAATTGAGCCGGCAACTCGAGGTAGCACGATCCACGCTCGCTGCACTGGAGCAGAAAGCGCAGTGA